Within Bacillus sp. Marseille-Q1617, the genomic segment AATCAGGGATTGAGTTGGCAAAAAAACAGAGGAAACAATCAAAGAAACACAATCCGCTGGTAAAGAATCCTCCTCCGAAAGAAAGTCATCTGACCCAAGTTCAAACGGAACCCGGGCAGGCAATGCATGATAATTTCTCCATGAGCAGCATGATCCAGTATTTACAAAAAGCGGAGGAAGCGGTTAGAAATGAAGCAAAAGTGAAAGAGGAAAATTCCCAGCTTCATGAGCAACTCTCTCTATTAACAAGTAAGCTTGAACAGGCTGCAGAAGAATTAGAAGAATACAAAAGCAAGTTTACTTTACTTGAAGAGGATCATAAATCGCTTTTGACCATTTTTGAAAAGGCAAGAAAGATGGCTCTTTTGCAGGGAAATGAAGATAAAGTGAAATTCCAGATGGATAAAAACGGAAATCTTCAAAGAGTCAATAAATAATATCGGGGTGAAAGCCCTATTAGTGTATCAATAATAAAAGGCTGGCTACAATCACACTAGCCAGCCTTTCCGTTATTTAGCTGATTTTTTGTTCTTTAACGCCTTCAGGATACCAGACCAAAGGGTTTTCCCCTAAATCTCTTTCCACGTCATAAGTGACGGCCTCAAAGCCCATCTTCTCCCAGAACCCCTGTGATTTTATGCGTGAGTTCGTCTTGATGGGAAGTCCGAATCCCTTTGCAAATTCAACCAGCAGTTTGCCGTATCCTTTACCTTGATATTTTGGAAGGACCTCAAGTTTCCATAATTCCAAATAATTTTGAGGGGGATCGAAGTATTGGTCGAATCTTGCTTCCCGCTGATACAAACTCATTCTTGCAATTAATGTATCTCCGAAGTAAATCCCGTAAAAAGGTGATTCACTATCATTTTCAATGATATTCGCCTGCAGATCTTCAAGCATGGATAGCTCTTGAACACCATATTCTTTAAATTTCTTAAACTCTTCAAGAGTTTTATAATTCACTTTTAATTTTTCAACTTTTACAGCCATCTTTTTACCTCCTACTATTGCTTCGTGATACCTTATCAGGAACGGAATCAGTTGAATCCGTTTCCAAAACGAAGAAAAAATAATATAGTTATTTATTATTATTATATAACAAATAAACAAAAAATTCTGCACTTAATTAAGAAAACGTTTACAATATAGAGGAGGATTTCGGCGAGTTTTGTAGAATCCTTATTTATGAGTTGCTTTTTTTTTGAAGAAAGGGGAGATAATGTGCAGAAAGTCTTAATTGCAAACAGGGGAGAAATTGCTTCAAGAATTATTAAAACTTGTAAACAATTAAACATTCAGACGGTTGCTGTCTATTCCGATGCAGATGAGGATATGCCTTTTGTCAAGGAAGCTGATATCGCTCATCGCATCGGTGAACCGCCCGTTAACAAATCTTATTTAGTTATAGATAATATTCTTGAAGTTGCAAAAAAAGAAAATGTAGATGGAATCCATCCCGGATACGGTCTCTTATCAGAGAATGGGGAATTTGCGAAGAGGGTTTCAGAAGAGGGCTTTACCTTTATCGGACCTCCTCACGGAATTATTCAAAAGATGGGAGATAAAGTAGAAGCAAGAAAGGTTATGCAAGAGGCTCAGGTGCCGGTTGTACCGGGAAGTGATGGCGGTGTTGAAAGTATAGAAGCCGCCAAGGAACTTGCATATACCATTGGTTATCCTGTAATGCTTAAGGCGAGCGGCGGGGGCGGCGGCATCGGAATGATTCGCTGCGAAAATGAGCAAGCGCTCGTTCAAAGCTTCGATTCTACAAAAAACCGTGCCAAAGCTTATTTTGGAAAAGACGAAGTATTCCTTGAAAAATGCGTGGAAAATGCCCGGCACGTAGAAGTGCAGATATTTGGGGATAGTCATGGGAATATCGTCCATTTATTTGAGCGTAATTGTTCCGTCCAAAGACGAAATCAAAAAGTGATCGAGGAGTCCCCGTCTCCGATGCTCTCTGAGAAGACTAGACAAAAGATGTATGAAGCAGCCGTTCAAGCCGCGAAGGCCGTAAATTATATCAATGCGGGAACTGTTGAATTCATCGTTGATGAAGAAGAAAATTTCTACTTCCTTGAAATGAATACAAGATTACAGGTGGAGCATCCCGTTACGGAATATGTAACAGGTCTCGATTTGGTTAAATGGCAGCTCCTGGTAGCAGCTGGAGACCCCCTGCCGTTATTAAAACAAGATGAAATTACCACGAGTGGCCATGCTCTGGAGTTCAGAATCTATGCAGAAGATCCGAAAACGTTCTATCCTTCCCCAGGTTTAATCAAAACCTTGGATTGGGGAAATAGTGAAGGTGTCCGGATTGATTCAGGATATGTAGAAGGGAATAAAGTCACGCCATTTTATGATCCGATGATTTCCAAATGCATCATTTATGGTAAAGATCGATCAGAAGCAATAGAAAAAGCGAAAGTATTTTTCTCAGGAGTGCAAATCGACGGGCTCAAAACGAATGTGAGTCTTTTCAAGGAAATCATTAAGGAAAAAGAGTTTCTAGATGGAACCTACACAACTAAATGGCTCCAGGATTATTTAACTGCAAATCGAACATAAGAAGATTTATAACAATTGGAGGAAATGAAAATGAAAGAAATTACAGCAGCTATGGCAGGAACAGTATTAAATGTATTAGTAGAACAAGGCGGGAGTGTCGCAACAGGTGATACGGTACTCATGCTTGAATCCATGAAAATGGAAATCCCAGTAGAAGCCGAAGCAGAAGGGAAAATCGCAGAAATCAAAGTAAACATCGGAGACTTCGTAAACGAAGGCGACGTATTACTCGTTCTAGAAGGATAATGGGAAGGTAAGTTCCAACTATTGTAAACTGCATGGTTTACTCTGAATTGATTGGAAGTTGTAATTACCACTCGGTTTCATTCGATGCTCTTCCTTCTAAACGATATAAGATTAGTTTAGTTCAAGATTAAACTAGGTAGTTATTTCTGGAGGTATTAGTTGGTTCCAGCTGTTGGTTGGAGTGCAAGACGTAGACTCCTCCGGGAGAAGTGGCCAATGTGAGACCCCGCAGGCGAAGCCGAGGAGGCTCACGGGTCACCCGCGGAAAGCGAAGTCTTGCACGGAAACCAACAGCAGTGTCTAACAGCTTCAACTACATAACGAACAAAGGGGGATTCATATGACTGCATCTAAAACATTCATAGATACACTCAATGAAACAAAAGAAAGAATAAGTGCCGGCGGACAGCCGAAATATCACGAAAAACTAAAAGAACAAAACAAAATGTTCGTTCGTGATCGTCTTCAGCTATTATTCGATAATGGTGATTATCAAGAAGACGGAATGTTTGCGAACAATAAAGCTGAAGATTTGCCTGCAGATGGAGTGGTGACAGCCATCGGGAAAGTTGGCGGACAAACGGTCTGTGTCATGGCAAATGACTCTACAGTAAAAGCGGGTTCTTGGGGTGCACGGACTGTAGAAAAGATTATTCGTATCCAGGAAACCGCTTTACGCTTACAGGTCCCTATCTTTTATTTAGTGGATTCGGCTGGTGCCCGCATTACCGATCAGCTTGAAATGTTTCCGAATCGCAGAGGGGCAGGGAAGATATTCCATAACCAAGTGAAAATGTCTGGTATGGTCCCTCAGATTTGTGTTCTTTTCGGGCCGTCGGCAGCAGGGGGAGCTTATATTCCTGCTTTCTGTGACATTGTCATCATGGTCGATGGAAATGCTTCCATGTACCTTGGCTCTCCCCGTATGGCAGAAAAGGTAATAGGGGAAAAGGTGACGCTTGAAGAAATGGGTGGAGCACGAATGCACTGCTCAGTAAGCGGATGCGGTGACCTCTTGGCAGCTTCTGAAGAAGAAGCGATTGCAGAAGCCAAGAGATACTTGGGTTATTTCCCGGCTAACTACAAAGAAAAGCCGTCTGTTCAGGAAGGGATGGCGCCAAAAACGGAAAAACTGCTGGAAGATATCATCCCGCAGCATCAAAATGCCCCATTTGATATGTACGAGGGGATAAACACATTGATTGACGAAGGAAGTTTCTTCGAGATGAAGAAACTTTTTGCACCAGAGCTCATTACAGGATTTGGCCGTATGGACGGAAAAGTGGTAGGCATTATTGCCAATCAGCCAAAGGTGAAAGGCGGCGTACTATTTCACGATTCTGCAGACAAAGGGGCTAAATTCATCCAGCTGTGTGATGCCTTCCACATTCCATTACTGTTCCTTGCGGATGTTCCAGGATTTATGATCGGAACCAAGGTGGAGAGAGCCGGGATTATCAGGCATGGAGCCAAGCTGATTGCGGCTATGAGTTCTGCAACTGTGCCAAAAATTTCTGTCATTGTAAGGAAAGCCTACGGAGCAGGATTATACGCTATGGCGGGGCCGGCTTTTGACCCGGATGTATGTATTGCGCTTCCAACTGCCCAGATTGCCGTGATGGGCCCAGAAGCAGCTGTGAATGCAGTTTATTCAAATAAAATCCAGGCAATTGAAGATCCGAAAGAAAGAATTAAATATGTTCAAGAGAAACAACAAGAATATAAAGAACATATCGATATCTATAAACTGGCTTCAGAGTTAATCGTTGATGAAATTACGGCTCCTAATGAGCTTCGTTCTGTTTTGATAGAACGTTTTAGATTATATGAGACGAAAGAAGTCCAGTTCAGTGAAAGAAAGCACCCGGTATATCCAGTCTAATAACAATGAATATCATACTTGTTCCTGTTTGTAGCAGGAACAAGTTTTTTTAAATCATAATTCCTTTTACCCATAGTGTTCTGACGGGGAAAAATTTGCTAAACTATGGATAGTACTTATTAATTCGCTATTGAAGGAGAAGTCATGAAGATAGGAATTATTGGAGGAGGGGCGATAGGGCTTCTTTTCTCCCATTATTTAAGTAAAAAGTTCGATGTCACACTTCTTGTTAGAAGAAATGAACAATTACAGAAGGTCAACCGACTGGGTGTTACCCTTAAGCGGGAAGATTGTTCAAATACTGCTTATATTCATACTGAAAGACTGTCTGGAAGCAGAATGGAGTTCGATTTAATTTTTGTCGCAGTAAAAGAATATAATCTTGCTCCGATTCTCACAACCTTGACTGAGACGCATGCCCATATCCCCCTGATCTTCCTTCAGAATGGAATCGGGCATATAGAACGAGTGAAAAGCCTCCCTCATCATACTCTTTTGGCAGGATCTGTAGAACATGGGGCGTTGAGAGAAAATGATCACTCTGTGATTCATTTGGGAATAGGCAAGACAAATCTTGCATTTATTAGAGGAAAATCAAGTAGTATAGAAGAATTATTAATACAGTATATAGAAAATTTTCCAATCCTCCTTCAAGACGACTATGAAAAAATGATGTTAAAGAAATTATTTGTAAACGTCTTGATAAATCCCCTTACGTCAATTGCTGGAGTGAAGAATGGAAGATTACCGGAAAATCCACACTTCCTTCACATTCAACATAAGTTATTTGAAGAACTGCAGATTCTTTTTCCTCACATGAAGGATCAGATTCACTTCCAGGAGATATTGGACATTTGTTACAGCACTTCAGCCAATCGTTCATCCATGCTGAAAGATATTGAAGAACAGAGGAAGACAGAGATTGAAACTATTTTAGGAGCCTTATTGATGAAGGCTGAAACAGAAAACCATTTTGTACCCATCATGAAAACACTTTACGAATTAGTTAAAGGAATTGAAAGAGAAGGTCAGGGGGGGTAGAATGGCTTCCATATTTTCCACGGTCATTGCGATATTTGTCATTATTCCATTCTTGGGATATTTCATCAGTTTTATCATTGCAAAGGAAGTAATGAAGAATCACAGGAAAGCTGTTCATCTTGCAATTGATGTGACAACGTTTTTATTGATGGTTTCTGTCCACTTTATTGTACTTGCCATTTGGGATACCTCATATTTATGGTTGATATTTCTATGTGTTTGCTGCGTCGGCTTGATATTCGCCGTTTTATATTGGAAGGCAAAGGGGGAAATTCATTACCCTAAGCTCCTAAGAGGTGTATGGAGAATAAATTTCCTCCTGTTTTTCGCAGCTTATATTGGTTTGATGATCACGGGTTTGATCCTTCGTATTATCGAGCTGAACTAACCTTTTCGCATAAGCAGTTTTTTTCCTTTTCAGTTAGTGAAATGTTATACTCTTCGGTAGGAAATAAAGAGTTTGAAAAGGAGTAGTAGTTCATATGGAATTGGAGAATCTGAACATTCCGTCAATCAACCAGTTTGCTTCACTTTATATACAACAGAAAGAACCTGTGACTTCTTTTTTTCATTATAATATCAATCAGCCTGACGTCTATTCTAATAGGCTGGATGATTTGAAAATTCGGGACTTCCCGCGTGAAGAGCTGACTGAATGTATTGCCTCATATATGAAAGGCCTGCCATCAGCAGATAAAGTAGAAGAATCTCTAACGAAATTAAAAGCTGGGGCAGTTACTGTTGTTGCCGGGCAGCAGGCAGGCTTATTGACGGGTCCGTTATATACCATACATAAAATTATTTCGATCATCAAATTGGCACAGCAGCAGGAAGAAACATTGAACCATCCTGTTGTTCCTGTCTTCTGGATAGCCGGGGAAGATCATGATTATCAGGAAGTGAATCACATCTACTTAGAAAAAGGCAGCAAAATCGAGAAGGCGGGTTATCCTGAACGAGTTCTTGATAAGAAGATGACTTCAGATATTTCATTCGATAAAAATATCATGAAGGACTGGGTCAAGGAAATCATCCAGACTCTTGGTGAAACCCGGTATACTAATAAACTTTCTTCTGAATTGAACAACATGATTGATGTTCAGGATGAGCTGGTCAGGTTCTTCGCACATATTGTGATGCATTTGTTCAAGGAATTCGGTTTATTGGTGATTGATTCTGCGTATTCTCCTTTAAGGAATCTTGAAAAGAATCATTTTCATCATCTGATTGAAAGCAGCCAGAGTATCACAAATGCAGTACTCGAGATGCAGGAAAAAATAAAAGGTAACGGGTTCTCCACACAATTGGACATCTCTCCCGAAGCAGCGAATCTATTTATCAACATAAATGATGAACGTGCATTATTAGAAAGAGAAGGATTCGATTTCAAAGAAAAAAATACAGGAAGCAACATCACAAACAGGGAATTACTGGCCATGCTTGAAGAGACTCCTGAAAGATTCAGCAACAATGTGGTGACAAGGCCAATGATGCAGGAATGGCTGTTTCCGACCCTTGCGTTTATTGGGGGACCTGGTGAAATCGCCTATTGGGGTGAATTGAAAAAAGCATTCGAATATGTGGGATTGAAGCTTCCTCCGGTCGTCCCGAGATTAAGTATCACCTTGCTTGAAAGAGAAGTAGAGAAGAAACTGAACCTGCTGGAGCTTTCTGTGCCACAGGTATTGATCGATGGGGTCACTGAAAAACGCGAAAAATATTGGGATTCTATAAAAGTACCCACTTTGGAAAAAGAAATATCCGATCTCGAACAGTTGCTTCACGAAAAGTACAACCATATCCGTGATAAATCTGAACGTATCGACCCGGGATTAAATCAGATTGTGGAAAAGAATTTATCCATCCACCTCCATCAATTTGATTACTTGAGGAAGAGGGCAGATAAGGCCCTCAGAGATAAACATGAAAAAACCTTTTCGGACTTCGCTAAAGTGGAAAACTGTCTCCGTCCCAACAATGGGCCGCAGGAGAGAACCTGGAACACCCTTTATTTCTTGAATAAATACGGGGATAGCTTCATTCAGGATCTGGTCTCCCTCCCACTCGAATTTGATGGGACTCATAAGGTTGTTTATTTGTAACATTGTAAGACATTTCATGCCCTAATAAACGAACAACTATTAAAGGACTTCTTTCGTAATAAAGTACGAAAGAAGTCCTTTTTGTGTGCTTAAAAGACAAATTACACTTTCTTTCATTGTCAGGAAAAGGGAGAAAAAGGCTGAAAAAAGTTAAAGGAAATAATTAATAAAAATAGAATTTAGAAAACAGTGGAGAAAAGTGGGGGGATGTGGTACATTTGTGATAGAAAGTGGGGGCAGTGCATATGTTCATGGGCGAATATCAACATAACATTGATAATAAGGGCCGTTTAATTGTGCCTGCCAAGTTCCGCGATCTACTCGGCGAGTCATTCGTCATCACCCGTGGATTAGACCAATGCTTATTCGGCTACCCAATGGATGAATGGCGGGCGCTCGAAGAAAAGCTGAAAGCTTTACCACTTACAAAGAAAGATGCCCGAGCCTTTACGCGCTTCTTCTTTTCTGGAGCAACGGAAAGTGAATTGGACAAGACAGGGAGAATAAACATCCCTTCCACCCTTGTCAGTTATGCACAGCTGGATAAAGAATGCATCATCCTTGGAGTTTCCAATCGGATTGAGATTTGGAGTAAGGCTTTATGGGAAGACTACTTCACAGAGTCTGAAGATTCTTTTGCAGAACTTGCAGAGAATATGATAGGATTTGATATTTAACAGATCAAAAACGTTCGATTGGAAAGGTGAAATCAACATGTTTAAACATACAACAGTTTTATTGAAAGAAACGGTAGATGGATTGAATATTAAAGAAGACGGGGTTTATGTGGATTGTACTTTAGGCGGTGCAGGGCATAGTGAGTACTTGCTGAGCCAATTGTCCGAGAAGGGACATCTCTATTGTTTCGATCAGGATGAAACCGCAATCAACCACGCCAGGGAAAAACTTTTACCCTATCAGGGTAAGGTGACTTTCGTTCAATCCAATTTCCGCCATTTGAAAGAAGAGCTTGAGCAGCTTGGAGTACATAGTGTCGATGGCATTCTTTACGACCTTGGGGTATCATCACCCCAGCTTGATACACCGGAAAGGGGCTTCAGCTACCATCATGATGCACCGCTTGATATGAGAATGGACCTTGAAGCTGATATCTCTGCATTCGATGTGGTGAACCACTGGTCATTTGAGGATCTTGTCCGTATCTTTTATCGGTATGGAGAAGAAAAATTTTCAAAGCAAATCGCTAGAAAGATTGAAGCGGCACGCGAATTGAAGCCGATAGAAACCACAGGAGAGCTGGTTGAATTGATAAAGGAAGGAATTCCTGCACCTGCCCGCAGAAAGGGAGGACATCCTGCCAAAAGAGTGTTTCAGGCTATCCGGATTGCCGTCAATGATGAACTCGGTGCATTTGAAGATTCCCTTGAGCAAGCGATAGACATACTTGGAAAAGGCGGAAGGGTCAGCGTCATCACTTTCCATTCATTGGAAGACCGCATGTGTAAAACCATGTTTAAAGAGAAAGCCTCCGGACCGGATTTGCCGCCGGGGCTGCCGATTATTCCAAAAGAATATGAACCAGTATTAAAACTCGTTACAAGAAAGCCGATATTACCAAGCGAGGAAGAACTCTCTGAAAATAATAGAGCAAGGTCAGCGAAGTTAAGAATTGCAGAAAAAAATAGATAAAAAAGGAAATGGGAGGGAGAAACAATGAGTAACTTAGCCAGAAACTATGAAAGGCAGCAAGTCGAACAATCAAATCAATCTGTTCAGGTGAAGCCTCAGCCGCTTAGAAAAGAACAGCGTTCAGTCATCACACCAGGTGAAAAGATCCTTGTCGCAATCTTTGCTATGGTGTTTTGCTTCCTTGCTGTACAGATTGTACAGACGCAGGCAGCAATCTACGACGTGAACAAAGAAGTGCAAGTGATGGAAACATCCGTTGAAAAACAAGAAAAGGCGAATAACGACCTCAAACTTCAAATCAGTGAGTTAAGCACATATGAGCGTATCTTGGAAAAAGCCAAAGAGCTTGGACTTAACTTAAAAGAAAAGAATGTGAAGGTTGTTGAACAATAATGAAAAAAAGACCAAGTATGAACATAGGGGCAGCCATCCTTTTCGGGATTTTCGGCTTGCTCTTTTTTGTATTAATGGTTCGCTTTATAACAATCCAAGTAACAGGCGAGGCTGAAGGTAAAGTCCTTGCTTCACAGGCAGCAGAAAAATATATTAAGAGCCGCATCCTTGAAGCCCATAGGGGAACCATCTTTGACCATAAAGGGGAAGTGATCGCTGAAGACACTTCTGCTTACACCTTAGTTGCAGTCCTCAGCCCGACGGTGACAAGTGACCCTGATAATCCTAAGCATGTAACGGAACCGAAAAAGACGGCCAGAGAACTTTCTATGTTCATAGACATGAAGGAAAGTGAAATCTATGAAAAATTAACATCCGAGGGGGCCTACCAGGTGGAGTTCGGTTCAGCCGGCCGTGCCCTCTCTCATCAATTGATGCTTGATATCAAAGATGAAGGGCTGCCGGGCATTACATTCAGGAAAGAAGCTAAACGGTTCTATCCCAATGGATCCTTTGCTTCCCATTTGATCGGCTTTGCACAGAAGACGACTACTGATGACGGCGAGTCTGTTACAACAGGTAAAATGGGAATTGAAAAAAGCTTTAATGACATCCTGAGCGGAAAAAACGGTTCAGTTGAATACAAAAGTGATGTGTGGGGATATCTTCTCCCTAACTCAGAAGAGCACGTCACACCCCCACAGGATGGGAATGATATTTATCTGACCATTGATAAGAAAATTCAGACGTTCCTTGAAGAAGCAATGAATCAAGTACAGAAACAGTATAAGCCGAAGCAGATGTTTGCGATCGTAGCAGATCCCAAAACAGGACAAATCCTTGGAATGACACAGCGGCCGACCTTTCACCCTGACACAAGGGCGGGACTGGAAGATAACTGGACAAATAGGATCGTAGAAGAAACGATAGAGCCGGGATCGACGATGAAATCCTTCTCACTTGCAGCAGCAGTGAACGAAGGAAAGTTCAATCCTAACGAGGCATTTCAATCAGGGACTTACAAAGTGGATAATGTCCCTAATCCCATTCGTGATCATAATGGCGGGGAAGGCTGGGGATCGATTTCTTTCCTTGAAGGAGTGCAGCGGTCATCCAATGTAGCTTTTGCTTATCTGCTGGATAGAATCGGTTTCGAAACATTTGAAGGATATTTACATGATTTTGGTTTCGGTGAAAAGACCAACGTCGGCCTTCCGCATGAGGCCTCGGGTTCGATTCTTTATCATTATCCAATTGAAAAATATACAACCATTTTTGGGCAGGGGACAACTGTCACTCCGCTGCAGATGATCCAGGCAGAATCTGCGATTGCAAATGACGGAAAAATGATGAAGCCTTATGTCATATCAAAAGTGGTGGATCCGAATACAAAAGAGGTAGTGAAAGAAACAAAGCCGCAAGTAGCGGGAACCCCTATTTCTAAAGAAACTGCCGAGAAGACAAGAAAATACTTAGAGTCGACAGTCACCTCCGAAAATGGCACGGGTGCCAGGTTTGCGATCGAAGGCTACAGTGTAGCCGGGAAATCTGGAACAGCCCAGATCCCCGACCCGGAAACCGGGGGATACAAATATGGAAAAGAAAACT encodes:
- a CDS encoding penicillin-binding protein; this translates as MKKRPSMNIGAAILFGIFGLLFFVLMVRFITIQVTGEAEGKVLASQAAEKYIKSRILEAHRGTIFDHKGEVIAEDTSAYTLVAVLSPTVTSDPDNPKHVTEPKKTARELSMFIDMKESEIYEKLTSEGAYQVEFGSAGRALSHQLMLDIKDEGLPGITFRKEAKRFYPNGSFASHLIGFAQKTTTDDGESVTTGKMGIEKSFNDILSGKNGSVEYKSDVWGYLLPNSEEHVTPPQDGNDIYLTIDKKIQTFLEEAMNQVQKQYKPKQMFAIVADPKTGQILGMTQRPTFHPDTRAGLEDNWTNRIVEETIEPGSTMKSFSLAAAVNEGKFNPNEAFQSGTYKVDNVPNPIRDHNGGEGWGSISFLEGVQRSSNVAFAYLLDRIGFETFEGYLHDFGFGEKTNVGLPHEASGSILYHYPIEKYTTIFGQGTTVTPLQMIQAESAIANDGKMMKPYVISKVVDPNTKEVVKETKPQVAGTPISKETAEKTRKYLESTVTSENGTGARFAIEGYSVAGKSGTAQIPDPETGGYKYGKENYLFSFIGMAPADNPQLIVYVGVQEPELKPTEIGSDPVSDVFKPVMQNSLKYLNIKPQEKVNLKQEQIPDLAGMSVEKAKSEIEKSGAKPVVVGNGSEVTRQLPQAGSEMLEGGKVILRTDGDITIPDMKGWSIRDVFKVANIAGLKINMVGNGFAVSQNIQPDSPVNESEPLVVNFKTPEEQLQKKKEEASEDSEEERPLN
- a CDS encoding N-acetyltransferase; protein product: MAVKVEKLKVNYKTLEEFKKFKEYGVQELSMLEDLQANIIENDSESPFYGIYFGDTLIARMSLYQREARFDQYFDPPQNYLELWKLEVLPKYQGKGYGKLLVEFAKGFGLPIKTNSRIKSQGFWEKMGFEAVTYDVERDLGENPLVWYPEGVKEQKIS
- the mraZ gene encoding division/cell wall cluster transcriptional repressor MraZ; protein product: MFMGEYQHNIDNKGRLIVPAKFRDLLGESFVITRGLDQCLFGYPMDEWRALEEKLKALPLTKKDARAFTRFFFSGATESELDKTGRINIPSTLVSYAQLDKECIILGVSNRIEIWSKALWEDYFTESEDSFAELAENMIGFDI
- the bshC gene encoding bacillithiol biosynthesis cysteine-adding enzyme BshC, which gives rise to MELENLNIPSINQFASLYIQQKEPVTSFFHYNINQPDVYSNRLDDLKIRDFPREELTECIASYMKGLPSADKVEESLTKLKAGAVTVVAGQQAGLLTGPLYTIHKIISIIKLAQQQEETLNHPVVPVFWIAGEDHDYQEVNHIYLEKGSKIEKAGYPERVLDKKMTSDISFDKNIMKDWVKEIIQTLGETRYTNKLSSELNNMIDVQDELVRFFAHIVMHLFKEFGLLVIDSAYSPLRNLEKNHFHHLIESSQSITNAVLEMQEKIKGNGFSTQLDISPEAANLFININDERALLEREGFDFKEKNTGSNITNRELLAMLEETPERFSNNVVTRPMMQEWLFPTLAFIGGPGEIAYWGELKKAFEYVGLKLPPVVPRLSITLLEREVEKKLNLLELSVPQVLIDGVTEKREKYWDSIKVPTLEKEISDLEQLLHEKYNHIRDKSERIDPGLNQIVEKNLSIHLHQFDYLRKRADKALRDKHEKTFSDFAKVENCLRPNNGPQERTWNTLYFLNKYGDSFIQDLVSLPLEFDGTHKVVYL
- the rsmH gene encoding 16S rRNA (cytosine(1402)-N(4))-methyltransferase RsmH, whose protein sequence is MFKHTTVLLKETVDGLNIKEDGVYVDCTLGGAGHSEYLLSQLSEKGHLYCFDQDETAINHAREKLLPYQGKVTFVQSNFRHLKEELEQLGVHSVDGILYDLGVSSPQLDTPERGFSYHHDAPLDMRMDLEADISAFDVVNHWSFEDLVRIFYRYGEEKFSKQIARKIEAARELKPIETTGELVELIKEGIPAPARRKGGHPAKRVFQAIRIAVNDELGAFEDSLEQAIDILGKGGRVSVITFHSLEDRMCKTMFKEKASGPDLPPGLPIIPKEYEPVLKLVTRKPILPSEEELSENNRARSAKLRIAEKNR
- a CDS encoding biotin/lipoyl-binding carrier protein, producing MKEITAAMAGTVLNVLVEQGGSVATGDTVLMLESMKMEIPVEAEAEGKIAEIKVNIGDFVNEGDVLLVLEG
- a CDS encoding acyl-CoA carboxylase subunit beta; its protein translation is MTASKTFIDTLNETKERISAGGQPKYHEKLKEQNKMFVRDRLQLLFDNGDYQEDGMFANNKAEDLPADGVVTAIGKVGGQTVCVMANDSTVKAGSWGARTVEKIIRIQETALRLQVPIFYLVDSAGARITDQLEMFPNRRGAGKIFHNQVKMSGMVPQICVLFGPSAAGGAYIPAFCDIVIMVDGNASMYLGSPRMAEKVIGEKVTLEEMGGARMHCSVSGCGDLLAASEEEAIAEAKRYLGYFPANYKEKPSVQEGMAPKTEKLLEDIIPQHQNAPFDMYEGINTLIDEGSFFEMKKLFAPELITGFGRMDGKVVGIIANQPKVKGGVLFHDSADKGAKFIQLCDAFHIPLLFLADVPGFMIGTKVERAGIIRHGAKLIAAMSSATVPKISVIVRKAYGAGLYAMAGPAFDPDVCIALPTAQIAVMGPEAAVNAVYSNKIQAIEDPKERIKYVQEKQQEYKEHIDIYKLASELIVDEITAPNELRSVLIERFRLYETKEVQFSERKHPVYPV
- a CDS encoding RsfA family transcriptional regulator → MSSNRQDAWSQDEDVILAEVVLRHIREGGTQLKAFEEVGRKLSRTSAACGFRWNSFVRKQYKSGIELAKKQRKQSKKHNPLVKNPPPKESHLTQVQTEPGQAMHDNFSMSSMIQYLQKAEEAVRNEAKVKEENSQLHEQLSLLTSKLEQAAEELEEYKSKFTLLEEDHKSLLTIFEKARKMALLQGNEDKVKFQMDKNGNLQRVNK
- the ftsL gene encoding cell division protein FtsL, whose product is MSNLARNYERQQVEQSNQSVQVKPQPLRKEQRSVITPGEKILVAIFAMVFCFLAVQIVQTQAAIYDVNKEVQVMETSVEKQEKANNDLKLQISELSTYERILEKAKELGLNLKEKNVKVVEQ
- a CDS encoding 2-dehydropantoate 2-reductase, encoding MKIGIIGGGAIGLLFSHYLSKKFDVTLLVRRNEQLQKVNRLGVTLKREDCSNTAYIHTERLSGSRMEFDLIFVAVKEYNLAPILTTLTETHAHIPLIFLQNGIGHIERVKSLPHHTLLAGSVEHGALRENDHSVIHLGIGKTNLAFIRGKSSSIEELLIQYIENFPILLQDDYEKMMLKKLFVNVLINPLTSIAGVKNGRLPENPHFLHIQHKLFEELQILFPHMKDQIHFQEILDICYSTSANRSSMLKDIEEQRKTEIETILGALLMKAETENHFVPIMKTLYELVKGIEREGQGG
- a CDS encoding DUF3397 domain-containing protein, producing MASIFSTVIAIFVIIPFLGYFISFIIAKEVMKNHRKAVHLAIDVTTFLLMVSVHFIVLAIWDTSYLWLIFLCVCCVGLIFAVLYWKAKGEIHYPKLLRGVWRINFLLFFAAYIGLMITGLILRIIELN
- a CDS encoding acetyl/propionyl/methylcrotonyl-CoA carboxylase subunit alpha — its product is MQKVLIANRGEIASRIIKTCKQLNIQTVAVYSDADEDMPFVKEADIAHRIGEPPVNKSYLVIDNILEVAKKENVDGIHPGYGLLSENGEFAKRVSEEGFTFIGPPHGIIQKMGDKVEARKVMQEAQVPVVPGSDGGVESIEAAKELAYTIGYPVMLKASGGGGGIGMIRCENEQALVQSFDSTKNRAKAYFGKDEVFLEKCVENARHVEVQIFGDSHGNIVHLFERNCSVQRRNQKVIEESPSPMLSEKTRQKMYEAAVQAAKAVNYINAGTVEFIVDEEENFYFLEMNTRLQVEHPVTEYVTGLDLVKWQLLVAAGDPLPLLKQDEITTSGHALEFRIYAEDPKTFYPSPGLIKTLDWGNSEGVRIDSGYVEGNKVTPFYDPMISKCIIYGKDRSEAIEKAKVFFSGVQIDGLKTNVSLFKEIIKEKEFLDGTYTTKWLQDYLTANRT